Genomic segment of Geminocystis herdmanii PCC 6308:
AACTTAGCCTTATCTAACATTAAGACAGAATGCCCCTTTTTAGCTAAATGATAACTCGCCGTCGCTCCAGCCGGTCCAGTTCCAACAACAATACAATCATACATAACAAAATAAAAATTAAAGGACTTGAAAAATAATTTTTTGAAAATGATTTATTCTTCACTTAATTAGAACAGATAAATGCCCTAAAAGTTCCCTCAAATTTTAAATTTGTTGATTTTTTTTATTACAAAATTATATGTTTTAACTTCACACTATCCCTTGTTTTATACATTACAATCAAGACAAGTAAGTCAATTACTTTTATATATTTTTTGTCAAGTACACAGACATAATTATTCACTGTTAACACATCTATTAAACTATATATTATTCTAATTAGGGTTTGCTGAAAAAGTTTTTTGATGAAGGTAGGAGATAAGAGTGAGGAGACAGGAGACAGGAGAAATACTCAAATATCAAGGTTTTGATGCTGTTGATAGATAGAATGAGTATAGTTGTATTTTAAAAAATAAGGTCAAAAGTGTCGAATTTTTGAATAAAAATCCTCAAAACGGTGCACTTTTTCCCTAATGTATTATGTCTAAACCCTTGATTTTAATAGCTTTCTGACTTATTCAGCAAACCCTAATTATTTTAAGTTCGATCGCCAAAGGCGGCGCTGCGCGATCGACGTTATTAATTGCTAAAATTTTATATGGTTATACTAATGGAGAATTTTGGAAAAAGACTATAAAGAATACGACTATTATCATCAAAGACTTGATGAATTAAAAAATAATCTACAATAAATCATAATCAATCATTAGATAATTAATCATGGTAGCCTTAACCGAAAAAACCTTAACTTCCCCAGAAAATCAAATCAAGTATTATTCCCCTGAAGAATACCTAAAATTAGAAGAAAAAGCAGAAACTAAAAACGAATATCGCAATGGAGAAATTATCCCGATGGCTGGTGCAACAATTAATCATAATAAAATTGCCTTAAATTTCTGTCGTCAATTTCCTTTGACAATAGAAAAACAAATTTATGAAATATTTATGAGTGATGTAAAATTATTTATCCCCGAAGAAAACATCTATACTTATCCTGATGTCATGATAGTTAGAGATAACCCTATTTATCAAAATGACAGTAAAACTATTATCACTAATCCCTTAATTATCATCGAAGTTTTATCTCTCTCTACCCAAGACTATGACAGAGGACAAAAATTCAAGTATTATCGTTCTTTAGAATCTCTACAGGAATATATTTTAATCGATCAATATGAATATTCGATCGAACAATTTGCTAAAAATCAACAAGGTAAATGGGTATTAACAGAATATAAGAAATTAGAAGAAAAATTATTATTAGAATCCATAGCTTGGGAAATACCTTTAACAGACATTTATCAAAGAGTAGAATTTCCCTCAAAACCAGAGAAGGCAAAAAGTGACTCAGAAAAAAGCTGATATTGGCGGTAAAAGATTAATCAGTATTTGTTGTAAATTTTGCCCCGACAATGAAAAAACTCTGCTTGAGGCGACTAAAACCTAACACCTCCCATCATCAAAAGACGATGAGACAACCTCAAATTATAAAGTCAAAGAATGGGTATCCGTTTCAATTAACTTAGCTAAATCCTGTAAAAATCCTGCCGCATCAGCACCATAAATTGTACGATGATCACAAGTAATATTTACAGTCATTTGATTTTTCACACCAAATAAACCATCTTTATTTGCTACAACAGTAGGACGCACACCACCAATGGCTAAAATAGCACCTGTGCCGGGGGGTAAGATAGCCGTAAAGTCATTAACTCCAAACATTCCTAAGTTAGAAAGAGTAAATGTACCAGTACTGTACTCATCAGGTTGTAATTGTTTAGCACGGGCGCGGTTTACTAAGTCTTGCCAACTCCGCGCTAAGGAATAAATATCTAATTTATCAGCATTTTTGATGACAGGAGTGATTAAACCTCCGTCTGGCATAGCAACGGCAACGGCAATATTAATGCCTTCGTTATATTTAATACCTGCTTCGGTGAAACCTGCATTGACAACGGGATGTTTTTGTAATGTGAGGGCAACGGCTTTTGCCAATAATGCCGTCATGGTGACACCTTTAGATTTTATTTTGCGATAAAGACTATCTAGGGCATCGGTGTTAATGTTATAACTTACTTGGAAAGTGGGTACTTGTAAACTTGCCATCATGTTGCGAATAACGGCTTGTTGTAAAGTGTTGAAAGGTACTGTTTCTCCTGCTAAATTGTTGACAATAGGAGCAACAGTTACCGTAGGTTGAGGAGTTGGGGCGATGGTAACGGGGGCAACTGATGGCGCTGTGGCAGTTTTGCCAACGGCTTTTTCCACATCTTCTGCAATTATACGACCATTAGGACCACTTCCCACGATCGAACTTAAATCAACTTTTAATTGTTTTGCTAGTTTTTTCGCCCTAGGAGAAACCACCATTCTACCATTACTTTTCGCAGGAGTAGGAACTTCGGCGGTAACAACGGAGGCAGTTTCTACCGCTAGTTTAGTTTCTGGTGCAGGAGTGGTAGCGATTGCTGTTGGAGTTTTATTCGCTTTTTGTTTTGCTTCCTCGATTTCAGCTTCTGTCTCTGCAATGTATGCGATCGCATTGCCAACAGGAGCTTCTTCTCCAGCTTGTACTAAAATAATGGCTAAATAGCCAGAGTAGAAGGATTCGACATCCATATCCGCCTTGTCTGATTCTACGACAACAACGGTTTCTCCTTTCTCGATTTTATCTCCGGGGGATTTTTCCCATGAAACGATTTTACCCTCTGTCATAGTCGAACTTAGGGCGGGCATAAAAATATCGTGAATCATTATAATTTACAATTTATTCTATTTACTCATCAAACTCCTAATTATACCCTAGGTTGACCTGAGTTCGATCGTGAAACGGTGCTATAGGAGAGGGAAAATTGTCAGTCAGAAGTAGAGTAAGGAGTAATGAGTAAGGAGTAATGAGTAAGGAGTAAGGAGTAAGGAGTAAGGAGTAAGGAGTAAGGAGTAAGGAGTAAGGAGTAAGGAGTAAGGAGTAATGAGTAATAAGTTAAGAAATTTATGTTTTCCCTGAGAAAAAATTAACGATAATCTTGAGATTGAATATCTCTTAATCGAGCTTCGGGGCGTTTAAATCTATCCATTTGCATCTCAAAAAATTGACGATTTTTCATTAAATGCTTGGGATTTTCGTCATCAAGGGGATATAGTAAAGCCGTGCGCAAAGCCTGAATTACTGCTGAGGTTACATTATACATCGATCGTTGGAAAGTTACCCCTAATTGAATCAACATATCATCTTCTCCTCGACAGTGGTTTTGATAGTATTCGATGAGATAGGGAGGTAAAAAATGCAACATATCATCCATTAACAAAGTGGGGGGGATTCCAGCACTACCCACGGGAAAAACATCTGCATAGAGAATACCATAATGGAAATCTTTTTGCTCATGGGGGATTTGTTTGGCTTGGGCGTTATAGGATTTTGTGCCTCGAAAGGGAGAAGTGCGATAAAAGACGGCTTCAACGTAGGGTAAAGCGGCTTCGTATAACCATGTAAATCCTTTAGATTTGGGGATGATTTCATAGCATTTGCCTTCTATATATACATGATGATATATTGGTCTTCCTGCGATCGCAAATATACCGTTAACTAAAAAATTCATAGCATCAGGCACACCTTTAAAACCGCCTTCGTCATAAATATCTGACATCTCAAAGAAAACGGGCGCCATGACTTCCCAGAATAAGCCTAGATTAGCATAATAGGAAAGTTGTCGCACTTGTTCTAACAACATCTCAGGGAAAAGTTTGTATAAGCCTAACATCATGGGATTATTTTTACAGTAGGCTTTGATGGCGACATCGGCATTGGCTTTATATTCTTCGCTGTCAAGATAAGCATCAAATTTTCCCATGCCCATATCTCTACCATGCCATAGCATCGCGCGCATACAAGCCTCAGCAAATTCCATGTTAACTCGATCGTGCAGTAAATGATGGAATAATTTAGGCTTTTTACCAGTTTCCCCTTTTTCCATAAAGGCAAGTAACTCTGGATGTGCCGTTGCTTTTCCTCGCCAGATGCGTAAATCGGCGGTGTCTCCTGCGTAATGGTTAGGCAAATCGAGATATTCTTGGGAGATGAAATATTTAAAGAAAGGAAGGGGGTTAAGAAAAACTCTTTCAGCGATATAGAGTAAGTCGCGCCAATAAAAATCCATCGGCACAGCATAGGCTTTATAGATACCGATAATTTGCATTAAATTTTCGGGAGTATCTGGTAACATTGAGCCACCAGCCTCTAAACGATGGATAACATCAGCAAATTCATGGGTAGAAGGGGGAATTTTTACTTGGGTTTTGATCATAGTTACTCTCTAACCTTTACTTTCAAAAGATCATAGCTTAACTTTGCCTTGTTTTATTTTCGTTAACTACTAAAAAACAAATGAGTCTGTTTAGAAAATAATTTGTTACAGAAAATTTGACAAAATCAACTATTTATGATTTAGGTAATATCTCATAAATCGCCTTGCAATAAATTGACAAGGCTAATAGCTACCGTCTGCTAAAGCGACTAATCTTAATACATTAAGCTGTATTTTTTGTGTATTTTATAATTTTAACTTAAATATTTTTAAATTCTTATTCCTTTGTTTGTGAGGAAGAATTTTTCTGTAATTCTTTGACTATTTTATATATCTCTGGCAATTTTTTATAGATAGCCGATACTTTTAAGTATAATTTATTTGGCACTGCGGGAGAGCCTGAGACTGTTTCTCCAGATTTTACGTCATTATGAATGCCTGTTTGGGCGGATGCGATCGAATTATCACCTATTTGTACTTGATTAGCAACCCCAACTTGTCCAGCCAAAATCACCCGATTACCTAATTTTACTCCTCCGGCTAACCCTACTTGAGCTGCAAGGGCGCAGTTTTCCCCTATATCGCCATTATGCCCGATGTGGACTAGGTTATCTAGTTTGGTGTTTTTACCAATACGAGTGAT
This window contains:
- a CDS encoding Uma2 family endonuclease; the protein is MVALTEKTLTSPENQIKYYSPEEYLKLEEKAETKNEYRNGEIIPMAGATINHNKIALNFCRQFPLTIEKQIYEIFMSDVKLFIPEENIYTYPDVMIVRDNPIYQNDSKTIITNPLIIIEVLSLSTQDYDRGQKFKYYRSLESLQEYILIDQYEYSIEQFAKNQQGKWVLTEYKKLEEKLLLESIAWEIPLTDIYQRVEFPSKPEKAKSDSEKS
- a CDS encoding dihydrolipoamide acetyltransferase family protein, which gives rise to MIHDIFMPALSSTMTEGKIVSWEKSPGDKIEKGETVVVVESDKADMDVESFYSGYLAIILVQAGEEAPVGNAIAYIAETEAEIEEAKQKANKTPTAIATTPAPETKLAVETASVVTAEVPTPAKSNGRMVVSPRAKKLAKQLKVDLSSIVGSGPNGRIIAEDVEKAVGKTATAPSVAPVTIAPTPQPTVTVAPIVNNLAGETVPFNTLQQAVIRNMMASLQVPTFQVSYNINTDALDSLYRKIKSKGVTMTALLAKAVALTLQKHPVVNAGFTEAGIKYNEGINIAVAVAMPDGGLITPVIKNADKLDIYSLARSWQDLVNRARAKQLQPDEYSTGTFTLSNLGMFGVNDFTAILPPGTGAILAIGGVRPTVVANKDGLFGVKNQMTVNITCDHRTIYGADAAGFLQDLAKLIETDTHSLTL
- a CDS encoding CO2 hydration protein, whose translation is MIKTQVKIPPSTHEFADVIHRLEAGGSMLPDTPENLMQIIGIYKAYAVPMDFYWRDLLYIAERVFLNPLPFFKYFISQEYLDLPNHYAGDTADLRIWRGKATAHPELLAFMEKGETGKKPKLFHHLLHDRVNMEFAEACMRAMLWHGRDMGMGKFDAYLDSEEYKANADVAIKAYCKNNPMMLGLYKLFPEMLLEQVRQLSYYANLGLFWEVMAPVFFEMSDIYDEGGFKGVPDAMNFLVNGIFAIAGRPIYHHVYIEGKCYEIIPKSKGFTWLYEAALPYVEAVFYRTSPFRGTKSYNAQAKQIPHEQKDFHYGILYADVFPVGSAGIPPTLLMDDMLHFLPPYLIEYYQNHCRGEDDMLIQLGVTFQRSMYNVTSAVIQALRTALLYPLDDENPKHLMKNRQFFEMQMDRFKRPEARLRDIQSQDYR